A stretch of the Actinoalloteichus fjordicus genome encodes the following:
- a CDS encoding proline--tRNA ligase encodes MITRMSSLFLRTLREDPADAEVPSHTLLVRAGYVRRVAPGGYSWLPLGLRVLRNIERIVREEMEAFGAQEIQLPALLPREPYETSGRWTEYGDNLFRLKDRKGGDFLLGPTHEELFTLTVKGEYGSYKDFPVTLYQIQTKYRDEERPRAGILRTREFLMKDSYSFDLDDAGLDHSYRQHRDAYIRIFDRLGLRYVIVSAMSGAMGGSASEEFLAESETGEDTYVRCLESGFAANVEAITTTPPPAQPFDDVPAASAHHTPNTPTIATLVDYLNASDLGRTFTAADTLKNVMVKTRAPGAEEWELLAVGLPGDREVDFKRLEASLYPTEVALLEESDFEANPFMVKGYIGPGALIANGVRYLVDPRVVTGTVWVTGADKADHHVVNLVCGRDFTPDGTIEAAEVRVGDPSPDGAGALVAARGIEIGHIFQLGRKFADAFGLDALGPDGKPVRITMGSYGVGVSRLVAAIAEQSHDGRGLIWPRAIAPADVQLVIAGKDEAMREAAERLAAELDAEGVRVILDDRKASPGVKFADAELIGVPTILVVGRGLAQGVVEVKDRRSGEREDVAVDAVVARLVEITRD; translated from the coding sequence GTGATCACCAGGATGTCGTCGTTGTTCCTGCGCACCCTGCGCGAGGACCCGGCGGACGCCGAGGTTCCGAGTCACACACTGCTGGTGCGGGCAGGCTACGTGCGTCGTGTCGCCCCCGGCGGATACTCCTGGCTGCCGTTGGGACTGCGCGTGCTGCGCAACATCGAGCGCATCGTCCGCGAGGAGATGGAGGCCTTCGGCGCGCAGGAGATCCAGCTCCCCGCGCTGCTGCCCCGGGAACCGTACGAGACGAGCGGCCGGTGGACCGAGTACGGCGACAACCTGTTCCGCCTCAAGGACCGCAAGGGCGGCGACTTCCTGCTCGGACCGACGCATGAGGAGCTGTTCACGCTCACCGTGAAGGGCGAGTACGGCTCCTACAAGGACTTCCCCGTCACGCTCTACCAGATCCAGACGAAGTACCGGGACGAGGAGCGGCCGAGGGCGGGCATCCTGCGCACCAGGGAGTTCCTGATGAAGGACTCCTACTCCTTCGACCTCGACGACGCGGGGCTGGACCATTCCTACCGGCAGCACCGCGACGCCTACATCAGGATCTTCGACCGGCTCGGCCTGCGCTACGTCATCGTCTCGGCGATGTCCGGGGCCATGGGCGGTTCGGCGTCCGAGGAGTTCCTCGCCGAGAGCGAGACCGGTGAGGACACCTACGTGCGGTGTCTGGAGTCCGGCTTCGCCGCCAACGTCGAGGCGATCACCACGACACCGCCTCCCGCGCAGCCCTTCGACGACGTGCCCGCCGCCTCGGCCCACCACACGCCGAACACGCCGACCATCGCCACGCTGGTCGACTACCTCAACGCCTCGGACCTGGGCCGCACCTTCACCGCCGCGGACACCTTGAAGAACGTCATGGTCAAGACGCGTGCTCCTGGTGCCGAGGAGTGGGAGCTGCTGGCCGTCGGCCTGCCGGGCGACCGTGAGGTGGACTTCAAGCGGCTGGAGGCCTCGCTCTATCCCACCGAGGTGGCGCTGCTTGAGGAGTCCGACTTCGAGGCCAACCCGTTCATGGTGAAGGGCTACATCGGGCCGGGCGCGCTGATCGCCAACGGCGTGCGCTACCTGGTCGACCCGAGGGTGGTCACGGGCACCGTGTGGGTCACCGGCGCCGACAAGGCCGATCACCACGTCGTCAATCTCGTCTGCGGCCGGGACTTCACGCCGGACGGCACCATCGAGGCCGCCGAGGTCCGGGTGGGCGACCCCTCGCCGGACGGCGCGGGCGCGCTGGTGGCGGCGCGGGGCATCGAGATCGGGCACATCTTCCAGCTCGGCCGCAAGTTCGCCGACGCCTTCGGTCTGGATGCGCTGGGGCCCGACGGCAAGCCGGTGCGGATCACCATGGGCTCCTACGGGGTCGGCGTGTCCCGGCTGGTGGCGGCGATCGCCGAGCAGTCCCACGACGGCCGGGGCCTGATCTGGCCCCGCGCGATCGCCCCCGCCGACGTGCAGCTGGTGATCGCGGGCAAGGACGAGGCGATGCGCGAGGCGGCGGAGCGGCTCGCCGCCGAGCTGGATGCCGAGGGCGTCCGGGTGATCCTCGACGACCGCAAGGCCTCGCCGGGCGTGAAGTTCGCCGACGCCGAGCTGATCGGCGTGCCCACCATCCTGGTGGTCGGGCGCGGCCTGGCGCAGGGCGTCGTCGAGGTCAAGGACCGCCGCAGCGGCGAGCGCGAGGACGTCGCCGTCGACGCGGTGGTGGCCCGGCTGGTCGAGATCACGCGGGACTGA
- a CDS encoding LLM class flavin-dependent oxidoreductase, which translates to MTLSRSVPLSVLDLAPVVAGSTATEALRNTLDLARLAERLGYHRYWVAEHHNMPGIASSAPAVLIGQVAAHTSTMRVGSGGVMLPNHPPLVVAEQFGMLTAMHPGRIDLGIGRAPGTDQRTAAALRRTSNPLSVEDFPRQLAELIDYFDPSGGDPAWDVTAVPAPGNKPPVWLLGSSDYSATAAGMMGLPFSFAHHFSAQNTLPALAAYRRNFTPSADLAKPYAMVAVGVVVAETEEQARWLAGSQALAMVRLRSGRPGLLPSPKEAAEYPYTEAELAVVESWSASYVVGTPESVTAQLDELLARTEADELMVTSMIHGHTERLRSFELLAEIGGLTPAGS; encoded by the coding sequence GTGACCCTTTCTCGATCCGTCCCGCTGTCCGTGCTGGACCTCGCCCCCGTCGTCGCCGGCTCCACCGCGACCGAGGCCCTGCGGAACACCCTCGACCTGGCCCGACTCGCCGAGCGCCTCGGCTATCACCGCTACTGGGTCGCCGAGCATCACAACATGCCGGGCATCGCCAGCTCCGCGCCCGCCGTGCTGATCGGGCAGGTCGCCGCGCACACCTCGACGATGCGGGTCGGCTCGGGCGGGGTGATGCTGCCCAACCATCCGCCGCTGGTGGTGGCCGAGCAGTTCGGAATGCTGACCGCGATGCATCCGGGGCGGATCGACCTGGGCATCGGACGCGCGCCGGGAACCGACCAGCGGACCGCCGCCGCCCTGCGACGCACCAGCAATCCGCTGTCCGTGGAGGACTTCCCCCGGCAGCTCGCGGAGCTGATCGACTACTTCGACCCCTCAGGCGGCGATCCGGCCTGGGACGTCACCGCCGTGCCCGCCCCCGGCAACAAGCCGCCGGTGTGGCTGCTCGGCTCCAGCGACTACAGCGCCACCGCCGCCGGGATGATGGGCCTGCCGTTCTCCTTCGCCCACCACTTCAGCGCCCAGAACACCCTGCCCGCGCTGGCCGCCTACCGGCGGAACTTCACGCCGTCGGCCGACCTGGCCAAGCCCTACGCGATGGTGGCCGTCGGCGTGGTGGTGGCCGAGACCGAGGAGCAGGCGCGCTGGCTGGCGGGTTCGCAGGCGCTCGCCATGGTGCGGCTGCGTTCGGGACGACCGGGGCTGCTGCCCAGCCCGAAGGAAGCGGCCGAGTATCCCTACACCGAGGCCGAACTCGCCGTCGTGGAGTCCTGGTCGGCCTCCTACGTCGTGGGCACCCCGGAGTCCGTCACGGCCCAGCTCGACGAGCTGCTGGCCAGGACCGAGGCCGACGAGCTGATGGTCACCTCGATGATCCACGGGCACACCGAGCGGCTGCGCTCCTTCGAGCTGCTGGCCGAGATCGGCGGGCTCACCCCCGCAGGAAGCTGA
- a CDS encoding YjbQ family protein, with product MLSEEIEIRTGGVEVVYDLSAECERFLADVGRVDGLLHLWVPHATAGLAVLETGAGSDEDLLAALRDLLPKDDRWRHRHGSPGHGRDHVLPALVPPHASVPVFDGRMALGTWQSVCLVDTNIDNPVRRVRFSFLRG from the coding sequence GTGTTGAGCGAGGAGATCGAGATCCGCACCGGCGGAGTGGAGGTCGTCTACGACCTGAGCGCGGAGTGCGAGCGGTTCCTGGCCGACGTCGGCCGCGTGGACGGGCTGCTGCACCTCTGGGTGCCGCACGCCACTGCGGGCCTGGCCGTCCTGGAGACGGGCGCGGGCAGCGACGAGGACCTGCTGGCCGCGCTGCGCGACCTCCTGCCCAAGGACGACCGATGGCGGCATCGCCACGGCTCCCCCGGCCACGGACGAGACCACGTTCTGCCCGCACTGGTCCCGCCGCACGCGAGCGTGCCGGTGTTCGACGGCCGGATGGCACTGGGCACCTGGCAGTCGGTGTGCCTGGTGGACACCAACATCGACAACCCGGTGCGGCGGGTGCGGTTCAGCTTCCTGCGGGGGTGA
- a CDS encoding aminotransferase class V-fold PLP-dependent enzyme, producing MREAFGEQFQIPDGYLNTAATGVPPLRAGRRVAKAVEDWYTAAQPNASFDDEVDASRAAFAALTGTDPDRVAIGSAVSHLIGMVAAALPDNSRVLAVRGEFGSVVRPFVAQADRGITLTEVDLDDLATHVPGHDLVTVAVTQSIDGRTVDLAALRAAAESTGARVLLDVSQAAGWQPLSLGWADWVVGVSHKWLLSPNGACWLACSERGLIEARPHAASWYAAADRWQSLYGAEPVLAAGARGLDTSPIWHAHLGAVESLNWLSTLDLAEVREHCVGLADLLLERLGRAPADSAIVAMDLPEGAGRIAEAGVAASVRAGRVRLSFHLYNTEDDVHQVVRALGR from the coding sequence GTGCGCGAGGCATTCGGAGAACAGTTTCAGATTCCTGACGGCTATCTCAACACCGCTGCGACCGGGGTGCCGCCGTTGCGGGCAGGCAGACGGGTCGCCAAGGCCGTCGAGGACTGGTACACCGCCGCGCAGCCCAACGCCTCCTTCGACGACGAGGTCGACGCGTCTCGTGCGGCCTTCGCCGCCCTGACCGGGACCGACCCCGACCGGGTCGCGATCGGCTCTGCCGTGTCGCATCTGATCGGCATGGTCGCCGCCGCGCTTCCCGACAACTCGCGGGTGCTGGCGGTGCGCGGCGAGTTCGGCAGCGTGGTCCGCCCGTTCGTCGCCCAGGCCGATCGTGGGATCACCCTCACCGAGGTCGACCTCGACGACCTGGCGACGCACGTCCCCGGGCACGACCTGGTGACCGTGGCCGTCACCCAGTCCATCGACGGCCGGACCGTGGACCTGGCGGCGCTGCGGGCCGCCGCCGAGAGCACGGGGGCGCGTGTCCTGCTCGACGTCAGCCAGGCCGCAGGCTGGCAGCCGCTGTCGCTGGGCTGGGCGGACTGGGTCGTCGGGGTCTCGCACAAGTGGCTGCTCAGCCCCAACGGAGCGTGTTGGCTGGCGTGCTCGGAACGAGGCCTCATCGAGGCCCGGCCGCATGCGGCGAGCTGGTACGCGGCCGCCGACCGATGGCAGAGCCTCTACGGGGCCGAGCCGGTGCTGGCCGCCGGGGCGCGCGGGCTGGACACGTCCCCGATCTGGCACGCCCACCTCGGCGCCGTCGAGTCGTTGAACTGGCTGTCGACCCTGGATCTCGCGGAGGTGCGGGAGCACTGCGTGGGGCTGGCCGATCTACTGCTGGAACGGCTGGGACGGGCGCCTGCGGACTCCGCCATCGTGGCCATGGATCTGCCGGAAGGCGCAGGCAGGATCGCCGAGGCCGGGGTTGCCGCCTCGGTGCGCGCGGGGCGGGTGCGGCTCTCGTTCCATCTTTACAACACCGAGGACGATGTTCATCAGGTGGTGCGGGCGCTCGGCCGGTGA
- a CDS encoding ferritin-like domain-containing protein, producing MIDRRSGSTETADSSGDPDTSGAETTGSAEPGLGGSIGDAVDAVQTALAAEHAAVWAHHLAAAFRDEEVAEALAEGTRTHTVRRDTLEDALRAEGVDPVPTEAAYQSPEQVTDHATAVAMLIHAETDCAGAWRALLEHAEQPGVRATSVAALTDAAVRAVRWRRAAGQNPLTVTFPGSPDSA from the coding sequence ATGATCGACCGCCGTTCCGGTTCCACCGAGACCGCTGACAGCTCCGGCGACCCCGACACCTCGGGTGCCGAGACGACCGGTTCCGCCGAGCCGGGTCTGGGAGGCTCAATCGGCGACGCCGTCGACGCCGTACAGACCGCGCTGGCGGCCGAGCACGCGGCCGTCTGGGCACACCACCTGGCGGCGGCCTTCCGTGATGAGGAGGTCGCCGAGGCGCTGGCCGAGGGCACCAGGACGCACACGGTCCGCCGCGACACCCTGGAGGACGCCCTGCGCGCCGAAGGCGTCGATCCCGTGCCGACCGAGGCCGCATACCAGTCGCCGGAGCAGGTCACCGACCACGCGACGGCGGTGGCGATGCTGATCCACGCCGAGACGGACTGCGCGGGCGCCTGGCGCGCGCTGCTGGAACACGCCGAGCAGCCGGGCGTGCGGGCGACCTCGGTGGCGGCGCTGACCGACGCGGCGGTCCGGGCCGTCCGCTGGCGACGGGCGGCGGGGCAGAACCCGCTGACGGTGACCTTCCCCGGCTCGCCGGACTCGGCCTAG
- the rimP gene encoding ribosome maturation factor RimP, producing the protein MPSGQDRGSQSRGEAARARRGGGAEAALEPLITGALAPLGVDLDSLDVGRAGNRRIVKVVVDAEDGIGLDEVASASRAVSAVLDAADTDQQDADGSGQAGALFGGPYTLEVTSPGVDRPLTRPRHWRRARKRLVAVRLAEGGELTGRVGACDDQGVTLLVDRTLRRLAYSEVERATVEVEFRPPAEEDLRLLGDDEAGHDRQAAGVEQDTHAEGVRSNTEEKSQ; encoded by the coding sequence GTGCCGAGTGGGCAGGACCGCGGGTCGCAGTCGCGAGGCGAGGCCGCACGCGCGCGGCGGGGCGGTGGTGCCGAGGCGGCACTGGAACCGCTGATCACCGGCGCGCTCGCCCCTCTCGGCGTCGATCTCGACTCGCTGGACGTCGGGCGAGCGGGCAACCGGCGCATCGTCAAGGTCGTGGTGGACGCCGAGGACGGCATCGGCCTGGACGAGGTCGCCTCGGCCAGCCGAGCGGTGTCGGCAGTGCTGGACGCCGCCGACACCGACCAGCAGGACGCCGACGGCAGCGGGCAGGCCGGGGCACTCTTCGGCGGGCCCTACACGCTGGAGGTCACCTCGCCGGGCGTCGACCGGCCGCTGACCAGGCCGAGGCACTGGCGCCGAGCCCGGAAGCGGCTCGTCGCGGTGCGCCTCGCCGAGGGCGGCGAGCTGACCGGTCGCGTCGGCGCCTGCGACGACCAGGGGGTGACCCTGCTCGTCGACCGGACGCTGCGCCGCCTCGCCTATTCCGAGGTGGAGCGCGCGACGGTGGAGGTGGAGTTCCGCCCGCCCGCCGAGGAGGATCTGCGGCTGCTCGGCGACGACGAGGCAGGACACGACCGGCAGGCTGCCGGCGTGGAGCAGGACACGCACGCCGAGGGCGTGCGGTCGAATACGGAGGAGAAGTCGCAGTGA
- the nusA gene encoding transcription termination factor NusA gives MNVDIAALRAIERDKDIPFDTVLEAIESALLTAYRHTEGHHPHARIDIDRKSGMVRVLAYDLDAEGAVAEEWDDTPEGFGRIAATTARQVILQRLRDAEHERTYGEFAAKEGEILAGVVQRDARANARGMVVVQVGEIEGVIPPAEQVPTETYTHGSRIKCYVVGVARGARGTQVTLSRTHPNLVRKLFALEVPEIADGVVEIPAVARESGHRSKIAVHSTVSGVNAKGACIGPMGARVRNVMSELGGEKIDIVDYSDDPASFVGNALSPAKVVSVHVVDERAKTARVTVPDFQLSLAIGKEGQNARLAARLTGWRIDIRSDAEPASAASDAVGSASDSAGSPAAGSAE, from the coding sequence GTGAACGTCGACATCGCCGCACTTCGGGCGATCGAGCGGGACAAGGACATCCCCTTCGACACGGTTCTCGAGGCCATCGAGAGTGCTCTGCTCACCGCATACCGACACACCGAGGGCCATCACCCGCACGCCAGGATCGACATCGATCGCAAGTCGGGCATGGTGCGCGTGCTGGCCTACGACCTCGACGCGGAGGGCGCGGTCGCCGAGGAGTGGGACGACACGCCGGAGGGCTTCGGCCGGATCGCGGCGACCACCGCGCGACAGGTCATCCTCCAGCGGTTGCGTGACGCGGAGCACGAGCGCACCTACGGCGAGTTCGCGGCCAAGGAGGGCGAGATCCTGGCAGGCGTCGTGCAGCGCGACGCCAGGGCGAACGCCCGAGGTATGGTGGTGGTGCAGGTGGGGGAGATCGAGGGTGTGATTCCCCCGGCCGAGCAGGTTCCCACCGAGACCTACACCCACGGCAGCCGGATCAAGTGCTACGTGGTCGGTGTGGCCCGTGGGGCGAGGGGGACGCAGGTCACCCTCTCCCGGACCCACCCCAACCTGGTGCGGAAGCTGTTCGCGCTGGAGGTCCCCGAGATCGCCGACGGCGTCGTGGAGATCCCCGCGGTGGCACGCGAGTCCGGACATCGATCCAAGATCGCCGTTCATTCGACCGTGTCCGGGGTCAACGCCAAGGGCGCGTGCATCGGCCCGATGGGTGCCCGAGTGCGTAACGTGATGAGCGAACTGGGTGGCGAGAAGATCGACATCGTCGACTACTCGGACGATCCGGCCTCGTTCGTCGGCAACGCGCTCTCGCCTGCCAAGGTGGTGTCGGTCCACGTCGTGGACGAGCGGGCCAAGACCGCCAGGGTGACCGTTCCCGATTTCCAGCTCTCGCTGGCGATCGGCAAGGAAGGTCAGAACGCCCGGTTGGCGGCCCGGCTCACCGGGTGGCGGATCGACATCCGCAGCGATGCGGAGCCCGCGTCGGCGGCGTCCGACGCAGTGGGTTCGGCGTCGGATTCGGCAGGTTCTCCGGCAGCCGGTTCGGCTGAGTGA
- a CDS encoding YlxR family protein: protein MSAVPERARPVRTCVGCRCRAVASELLRVVATAEVVVPDPRRRLSGRGAWLHLDPKCLRLAERRRAFPRALRVPGPLDLSAVRTYLDAVEGVTD from the coding sequence ATGTCAGCGGTTCCAGAACGCGCTCGCCCGGTTCGGACGTGTGTCGGCTGTCGGTGTCGTGCGGTGGCATCCGAGCTGTTGAGGGTGGTGGCCACGGCTGAGGTCGTGGTTCCGGACCCCAGGCGAAGACTTTCGGGCAGGGGTGCCTGGTTGCACCTCGACCCGAAGTGCCTTCGGCTCGCCGAGCGACGTCGGGCATTCCCCAGGGCGTTGCGCGTTCCGGGGCCGCTGGACTTGTCGGCGGTACGGACGTATCTCGACGCTGTCGAAGGTGTTACAGACTGA
- the infB gene encoding translation initiation factor IF-2 — protein sequence MAGKARVHELAKELGVTSKEVLTKLQDLGEYVKSASSTVEAPVARRLRDAFPKGDGGRSRRSGPRPEASARPGPPATPKPPSSEPGAERPAARPGPGMFKPGPAKPGPARPAPQAEQPQAPAAPTPTPTPQPEQPAASAAPAAPKGPSTDGPSAGGRPPMPGPRKPAPKPEQTPAPQQRAPERPGGKPGGGARPTPGQSVVPPRPQSPKPGPRAPRPGNNPFGVGGASPRPAGPRSGGGPGGSGGPGGGGAPRPGGGRPERGAPRSDRSGPSGGARPAGPGGGGGGGGSRPNPGMMPPRPNPGMMPSGRPGGGPGGGGGGRPGGGRPGGGGGRPGGPGGGGGGRPGGGGGGGGYRGGGGGGGGYRGGPGGGGGAPGAGAPPAGGFRGRPGGGGNRGRGGAAGAFGRPGGPARRGRKSKRQKRQEFDNMQAPSVGGVRLPKGNGETVRLPRGASLTDFAEKINANPAAMVQAMFHLGEMVTATQSVSDEVLGLLGQEMNYTIQVVSPEEEDRELLDTFDITYGENAGDEDDLEFRPPVVTVMGHVDHGKTRLLDTIRKTNVQEGEAGGITQHIGAYQVVTEVGEHERLITFIDTPGHEAFTAMRARGANSTDIAVIVVAADDGVMPQTVEAINHAQAASVPVVVAVNKIDKAGANPQRIRQQLTDYGLIAEEYGGDTMFVDISARQGTNIDGLLEAIVLTADATLDLRANPNMEAQGVAIEAHLDRGRGPVATVLVQRGTLRVGDSIVAGDAYGRVRRMVDEFNEDIIEATPSRPVQVIGFTSVPGAGDTFLVVDEDRVARQIADRRQTRMRNAQFASRRKRVSLEDLDKALKETSQLNLIIKGDNSGTVEALEAALLKIDVGDEVELRVIDRGVGGITKANVDLAVASDAIILGFNVRAEGKVVDQATHEGIDIRYYSVIYRAIEEIEQALTGMLKPEFEEVELGRAEVREVFKSSKIGTIAGCMVIGGEVRRRSKARLLRDNLVVAENLGVSTLRRFKDDVTEVREGFECGLTLGSYSDLRVGDVIETYEMREKKRA from the coding sequence GTGGCAGGCAAGGCCCGCGTGCACGAGCTCGCAAAAGAGCTCGGCGTCACGAGTAAGGAAGTACTGACCAAGCTCCAGGACCTCGGCGAGTATGTGAAGTCGGCGTCCTCCACGGTGGAGGCGCCGGTGGCCCGCAGGTTGCGGGACGCATTCCCGAAGGGCGACGGAGGACGGTCTCGTCGGAGCGGACCCCGCCCCGAGGCATCGGCACGGCCCGGTCCGCCGGCGACGCCGAAGCCCCCGTCGAGCGAGCCGGGCGCCGAGCGCCCCGCCGCTCGCCCCGGCCCCGGCATGTTCAAGCCCGGCCCCGCCAAGCCCGGCCCGGCTCGTCCTGCGCCGCAGGCCGAGCAGCCGCAGGCACCGGCGGCGCCGACCCCCACTCCCACACCCCAGCCGGAGCAGCCCGCTGCCTCGGCCGCGCCCGCTGCGCCGAAGGGCCCGTCGACCGACGGCCCGTCGGCAGGCGGACGTCCGCCGATGCCCGGCCCGCGCAAGCCCGCGCCCAAGCCGGAGCAGACTCCCGCACCGCAGCAGCGTGCGCCGGAGCGTCCGGGCGGCAAGCCCGGCGGCGGCGCCCGGCCCACGCCCGGCCAGTCGGTCGTGCCCCCGAGGCCGCAGTCGCCGAAGCCGGGGCCGCGCGCGCCTCGGCCCGGTAACAACCCGTTCGGTGTCGGCGGCGCGTCGCCGCGTCCGGCCGGGCCCCGCTCCGGCGGCGGTCCCGGTGGCAGCGGCGGCCCCGGCGGCGGCGGCGCACCTCGTCCCGGCGGCGGTCGTCCCGAGCGGGGCGCACCGCGCTCCGATCGCAGCGGCCCCTCGGGCGGCGCTCGTCCCGCAGGCCCCGGTGGCGGCGGTGGCGGCGGCGGTTCCCGGCCCAACCCGGGCATGATGCCGCCCAGGCCCAACCCCGGCATGATGCCGTCCGGCAGGCCCGGCGGCGGTCCCGGTGGTGGCGGCGGCGGTCGTCCCGGCGGCGGTCGCCCCGGTGGCGGCGGCGGTCGTCCGGGTGGTCCCGGTGGTGGCGGCGGCGGTCGTCCCGGTGGCGGCGGCGGTGGCGGCGGCTACCGAGGTGGCGGCGGCGGTGGCGGCGGCTACCGTGGCGGTCCCGGTGGCGGCGGCGGTGCCCCCGGCGCGGGCGCTCCGCCCGCAGGCGGCTTCCGAGGCCGTCCCGGCGGCGGCGGCAACCGAGGCCGTGGCGGCGCGGCGGGTGCCTTCGGGCGTCCCGGCGGACCGGCTCGGCGTGGTCGCAAGTCGAAGCGGCAGAAGCGCCAGGAGTTCGACAACATGCAGGCCCCCTCGGTCGGCGGCGTCCGCCTGCCGAAGGGCAACGGCGAGACGGTTCGTCTTCCCCGTGGCGCCTCGCTGACCGACTTCGCGGAGAAGATCAACGCCAACCCGGCCGCGATGGTCCAGGCGATGTTCCACCTCGGCGAGATGGTGACCGCGACGCAGTCGGTCTCCGACGAGGTCCTGGGCCTGCTCGGCCAGGAGATGAACTACACGATCCAGGTCGTGAGCCCGGAGGAGGAGGACCGCGAGCTCCTCGACACCTTCGACATCACCTACGGCGAGAACGCGGGCGACGAGGACGACCTCGAGTTCCGTCCGCCGGTGGTGACCGTCATGGGTCACGTCGACCACGGTAAGACGCGACTGCTGGACACGATCCGCAAGACCAACGTCCAGGAGGGCGAGGCAGGCGGCATCACCCAGCACATCGGGGCCTACCAGGTCGTGACCGAGGTCGGTGAGCACGAGCGTCTGATCACCTTCATCGACACCCCTGGTCACGAGGCGTTCACCGCCATGCGAGCCCGTGGTGCGAACTCCACGGACATCGCGGTGATCGTGGTCGCGGCCGACGACGGCGTCATGCCGCAGACGGTGGAGGCCATCAACCACGCGCAGGCCGCGAGCGTGCCGGTCGTGGTGGCGGTCAACAAGATCGACAAGGCGGGCGCCAACCCGCAGCGCATCCGCCAGCAGCTCACCGACTACGGGCTGATCGCGGAGGAGTACGGCGGCGACACCATGTTCGTCGACATCTCGGCGCGGCAGGGCACCAACATCGACGGGCTGCTGGAAGCGATCGTGCTGACGGCGGACGCGACGCTGGACCTGCGGGCCAACCCGAACATGGAGGCTCAGGGCGTCGCGATCGAGGCGCACCTGGACCGTGGTCGGGGTCCGGTGGCGACGGTGCTGGTGCAGCGCGGAACGCTCCGGGTCGGCGACTCGATCGTCGCGGGCGACGCCTACGGGCGCGTCCGGCGGATGGTGGACGAGTTCAACGAGGACATCATCGAGGCGACTCCGTCGCGTCCGGTGCAGGTCATCGGCTTCACGTCGGTTCCGGGTGCGGGTGACACCTTCCTGGTCGTCGACGAGGACCGGGTGGCTCGGCAGATCGCCGACCGCAGGCAGACGCGGATGCGCAACGCGCAGTTCGCCTCGCGTCGCAAGCGGGTCAGCCTGGAGGACCTGGACAAGGCCCTCAAGGAGACCAGCCAGCTCAACCTGATCATCAAGGGCGACAACTCGGGTACCGTCGAGGCTCTCGAGGCCGCGCTGTTGAAGATCGACGTGGGCGACGAGGTCGAGCTTCGGGTCATCGACCGGGGCGTCGGCGGCATCACCAAGGCCAACGTCGACCTCGCGGTCGCCTCCGACGCCATCATCCTGGGCTTCAACGTCCGGGCGGAGGGCAAGGTCGTCGATCAGGCCACGCACGAGGGCATCGACATCCGGTACTACTCGGTCATCTACCGGGCGATCGAGGAGATCGAGCAGGCCCTGACGGGAATGCTCAAGCCCGAGTTCGAAGAGGTCGAGCTGGGTCGCGCCGAGGTCCGCGAGGTCTTCAAGTCCTCGAAGATCGGCACGATCGCCGGTTGCATGGTGATCGGCGGCGAGGTGCGACGCCGGAGCAAGGCTCGCCTGCTGCGGGACAACCTGGTCGTCGCGGAGAACCTCGGCGTCTCGACGCTGCGGCGATTCAAGGACGACGTCACCGAGGTCCGCGAGGGCTTCGAGTGTGGTCTGACCCTCGGCTCGTACTCCGACCTCCGGGTCGGCGACGTGATCGAGACCTACGAGATGCGCGAGAAGAAGCGCGCCTGA
- a CDS encoding DUF503 domain-containing protein encodes MYVGALELDLLLGDVHSLKQKRSVVRPVIAELRKRFEVSVAESGHLDLHRRSLIGVAVVAPDSQHVRTVLDACERTVAGRPEIELLSARTRLLGPEDE; translated from the coding sequence GTGTACGTCGGTGCCCTCGAACTCGACCTGTTACTGGGCGATGTTCATTCGTTGAAGCAGAAGCGGTCGGTGGTCCGGCCGGTCATCGCGGAGCTGCGCAAGCGCTTCGAGGTGTCCGTGGCCGAGAGCGGCCACCTGGACCTGCATCGTCGCTCGTTGATCGGGGTCGCCGTGGTGGCGCCCGACTCGCAGCACGTCCGCACGGTGCTCGACGCCTGTGAACGGACGGTGGCAGGCCGCCCCGAGATCGAACTGCTCTCGGCCCGCACACGACTGCTGGGGCCCGAGGACGAGTAG